In the genome of Thermus sp. LT1-2-5, one region contains:
- a CDS encoding elongation factor G, which translates to MIRTLALVGHAGSGKTTLTEALLYHTGAKERMGRVEEGTTTTDYTPEAKLHRTTVRTGVAPLRYKEHRIFLLDAPGYGDFVGEIRGALEAADAALVAVSAESGVQVGTERAWTVAERLDLPRMVVVTKLDKGGDYYALLDDLRATLGPILPIDLPLYEGGRWVGLIDVFHGKAYRLEGGKEVEVPLPEEERARAERFRQEVLEAIVETDEGLLEKYLEGEEVTGEALEKAFHEAVRRGLLYPVALASGETGIGVLPLLDLILEAFPSPQERFGDGPPLAKVFKVQVDPFMGQVAYVRLYRGRLKPGDTLQSEAGAVRLPHLYVPMGKDLLEVEEAEAGYILGLPKAETLHRGMLLWQGEKPESEAVPFARLPEPNVPVALYPKGRTDEAKLGEALRKLLEEDPSLKLERQEETGEFLLWGHGELHLTTAKERLADYGVEVEFSVPKVPYRETIRKVAEGQGKYKKQTGGHGQYGDVWLRLEPAPEYSFEWRITGGVIPSKYQEAIEEGILEAAKKGVLAGYPVMGFKAIVYNGSYHEVDSSDLAFQIAASLAFKKVMAEASPVLLEPIYQIKVLAPQERIGDILSDLQARRGRILGMEQEGALSAVRAEVPLAEVLEYYKTLPSLTGGAGAYALEFSHYAEVPPHLAQKIVQERRAQEG; encoded by the coding sequence ATGATCCGTACCCTCGCCCTGGTGGGCCATGCGGGAAGCGGCAAGACCACGCTAACGGAAGCGCTCCTCTACCACACGGGGGCCAAGGAGCGGATGGGCCGGGTGGAGGAGGGCACCACCACCACGGACTACACCCCCGAGGCCAAGCTCCACCGCACCACGGTGCGCACCGGGGTAGCCCCCTTGCGCTACAAGGAACACCGCATCTTCCTCCTGGACGCCCCCGGTTACGGGGACTTCGTGGGGGAGATCCGGGGGGCCTTGGAGGCGGCGGACGCCGCCCTGGTGGCGGTATCCGCAGAAAGCGGGGTCCAGGTGGGCACGGAAAGGGCCTGGACCGTGGCCGAGCGCCTGGACCTGCCCCGGATGGTGGTGGTGACCAAGCTGGACAAGGGCGGGGACTACTACGCCCTTCTGGACGACCTCCGGGCCACCCTGGGCCCCATCCTTCCCATTGACCTGCCCCTGTACGAGGGGGGGCGCTGGGTGGGGCTTATCGACGTCTTCCACGGCAAGGCCTACCGCCTGGAAGGGGGCAAGGAGGTGGAGGTGCCCTTGCCCGAGGAGGAGAGGGCGCGGGCGGAGCGCTTCCGCCAGGAGGTCCTCGAGGCCATCGTGGAAACGGACGAGGGCCTTTTGGAGAAGTACCTGGAAGGGGAGGAGGTCACGGGGGAGGCCCTGGAAAAGGCGTTTCATGAAGCGGTGCGACGGGGGCTCCTCTACCCCGTGGCCCTGGCCTCGGGGGAAACGGGCATCGGCGTCCTGCCCCTTCTGGACCTAATCCTGGAAGCCTTCCCTTCCCCCCAGGAGCGCTTTGGGGACGGCCCCCCCTTGGCCAAGGTCTTCAAGGTGCAGGTGGACCCCTTCATGGGCCAGGTGGCCTATGTCCGCCTCTACCGGGGCAGGCTCAAGCCCGGGGACACCCTGCAAAGCGAGGCGGGGGCGGTGCGCCTACCCCACCTTTACGTGCCCATGGGCAAGGACCTCCTGGAGGTGGAGGAGGCGGAGGCGGGCTACATCCTGGGCTTGCCCAAGGCGGAAACCCTGCACCGGGGCATGCTCCTTTGGCAAGGGGAGAAGCCGGAAAGCGAGGCCGTGCCCTTCGCCCGCCTGCCGGAGCCCAACGTGCCCGTGGCCCTCTACCCCAAGGGGCGCACGGACGAGGCCAAGCTGGGGGAGGCCCTGAGGAAGCTTCTGGAGGAGGACCCGAGCCTCAAGTTGGAAAGGCAGGAGGAAACCGGGGAGTTCCTCCTTTGGGGGCATGGGGAGCTTCACCTCACCACCGCCAAGGAGCGCCTGGCGGACTACGGGGTGGAGGTGGAGTTTTCCGTGCCCAAGGTGCCCTACCGGGAAACCATCCGCAAGGTGGCGGAAGGCCAGGGCAAGTACAAGAAGCAGACCGGGGGGCACGGCCAGTACGGGGACGTGTGGCTTAGGTTGGAGCCCGCCCCCGAGTACAGCTTTGAGTGGCGCATCACCGGGGGGGTTATCCCCAGCAAGTACCAGGAGGCCATCGAGGAGGGGATCCTCGAGGCGGCCAAGAAGGGGGTCCTGGCGGGCTACCCCGTGATGGGCTTCAAGGCCATCGTCTATAACGGCTCCTACCACGAGGTGGACTCCTCGGACCTGGCCTTCCAGATCGCCGCCAGCCTGGCCTTTAAAAAGGTGATGGCGGAGGCGAGCCCGGTCCTCTTGGAGCCCATCTACCAGATCAAGGTCCTAGCCCCCCAGGAGCGCATCGGTGACATCCTCTCCGACCTGCAAGCCCGCAGGGGACGCATCCTGGGCATGGAGCAGGAGGGAGCCCTGAGCGCCGTGCGGGCCGAGGTGCCCTTGGCCGAGGTGCTGGAGTATTACAAGACCCTGCCAAGCCTCACCGGGGGGGCTGGGGCCTACGCCTTGGAGTTCAGCCACTACGCCGAGGTGCCCCCGCACCTGGCGCAG
- a CDS encoding M67 family metallopeptidase yields the protein MSQVLYVPRRLLEETRAHLLREAPREGVGLWAGGREVERIIPLPNAHPHPLTGYLAEPLALLKALKELEGQGLKLLAIYHSHPHGPAFPSPTDVREARWRVPYVIFGTDGVRAFLLPEGQEVALAVL from the coding sequence TTGTCCCAAGTCCTTTACGTGCCCCGAAGGCTTCTGGAGGAAACCCGGGCCCACCTCCTGCGGGAGGCTCCCCGGGAAGGGGTGGGGCTTTGGGCGGGCGGGCGGGAGGTGGAACGGATCATCCCCCTGCCCAACGCCCACCCCCATCCCCTCACGGGCTACCTGGCGGAGCCTTTGGCCCTTCTCAAGGCCCTAAAGGAGTTGGAGGGCCAGGGCCTGAAGCTGCTTGCCATCTACCACTCCCACCCCCATGGCCCCGCCTTCCCGAGCCCCACGGACGTTCGCGAGGCCCGCTGGCGGGTGCCCTACGTCATCTTTGGCACCGACGGGGTTAGGGCCTTCCTCCTGCCCGAGGGGCAGGAGGTGGCCTTGGCGGTCCTATAA
- the alaS gene encoding alanine--tRNA ligase, whose protein sequence is MRTAEIREKYLSFFEGKGHLRLPSFSLIPENDPSLLFTSAGMAPLKPYFLGAKPVFGGKEWRRITTCQECLRVGDIENVGRTSRHNTYFEMLGNFSFGDYFKKEAILWAWEFLTEHLRLDPSRLWVTVYEDDDEAYAIWRDLVGVPEERIGRFGEDENYWPGGAITHGPNGPSGPCSEIFYDRGPAFGTPDETGPNTGSGDRFVEIWNLVFTQYDRQGPIPGPGILKPLPQKNIDTGMGLYRVAAILQDVEDFYRTDTFFPLIERVALWSGKPYEGKGSVSHRVIADHVRAVVAALADGVTFANTGRGYVIRRLLRRALRYGYLLGLSEPFLYKLAPLVAELLGDFYPEMRENLPSVERQIRLEEERFLETLEGGLKRLDALLSGLKPGEVLSGQEAFRLYDTYGFPLDLTVEIAAERGYGVDTEGFKRALEAQQERSRAAMAFEREIFKKSAQVLEELYAERGATEFLGYGALEAEAEVLALLAGDQSLGEAGPGTEVQVVLDKTPFYAEGGGQIGDFGVLEWPGGRAQVETTLKTEQGLFLHKARVEEGVLRVGQRVRALVDPKRRDTERHHTATHLLHAALRAVLGPHVRQAGSLVAPDRLRFDFTHPEPLTPEELERIELLINRWIMADFPVTWRYMPLEEARKEGAMALFGEKYGEVVRVVRVEGSPLPGLESKELCGGTHVRRTGEIGAFLIAKEEAVSAGVRRIEAVAGEAAIRFARGALNRLGALAERLSVGESALEERLEKLFAELKAKEREVESLKARLVQAELKKEVALSEKGGLRYAVVEMAGLDGEALRQAADDLVERGADLALVLSEGKAVLKLSKRAQERGLEAGSLFRALTERAGGRGGGKGVLAQGAGLDPERAKQTLPELLP, encoded by the coding sequence ATGCGTACGGCGGAGATCCGCGAGAAGTACCTTTCCTTCTTCGAGGGCAAGGGCCATCTGCGCCTGCCCTCCTTTAGCCTCATCCCCGAGAACGACCCCTCCCTCCTCTTTACCTCCGCGGGCATGGCTCCCCTGAAGCCCTACTTCCTGGGGGCCAAGCCCGTCTTCGGAGGTAAGGAGTGGCGCAGGATCACCACCTGCCAGGAATGCCTCCGGGTGGGGGACATCGAGAACGTGGGCCGCACTTCCCGGCACAACACCTACTTCGAGATGCTGGGGAACTTTTCCTTTGGGGACTACTTTAAAAAGGAGGCCATCCTCTGGGCCTGGGAGTTCCTCACGGAGCACCTGAGGTTGGACCCCAGCCGCCTCTGGGTCACGGTCTACGAGGACGATGACGAGGCCTACGCCATCTGGCGCGACCTGGTGGGGGTGCCCGAGGAAAGGATCGGCCGCTTCGGCGAGGACGAGAACTACTGGCCGGGCGGGGCCATCACCCACGGGCCCAACGGACCCTCAGGCCCTTGTTCGGAGATCTTCTACGATCGGGGCCCGGCCTTCGGTACCCCGGACGAAACCGGGCCCAACACGGGGAGCGGGGACCGTTTTGTGGAGATCTGGAACCTGGTCTTCACCCAGTACGACCGCCAAGGCCCCATCCCCGGGCCCGGCATCCTCAAGCCCCTGCCCCAAAAGAACATAGACACCGGCATGGGCCTGTACCGGGTGGCGGCCATCCTGCAGGACGTGGAGGACTTCTACCGCACCGACACCTTCTTCCCCCTCATCGAGCGGGTGGCCCTTTGGAGCGGCAAGCCTTACGAGGGGAAGGGGAGCGTGAGCCACCGGGTCATCGCCGACCACGTGCGGGCGGTGGTGGCGGCCTTGGCCGACGGGGTGACCTTCGCCAACACCGGGCGGGGCTACGTGATCCGCCGCCTCCTCCGCCGGGCCCTGAGGTACGGCTACCTTTTGGGGCTTTCCGAGCCCTTCCTCTACAAGCTCGCTCCCTTGGTGGCGGAGCTCTTGGGCGACTTCTACCCCGAGATGCGGGAAAACCTCCCCTCGGTGGAGCGGCAGATCCGCCTCGAGGAGGAGCGCTTCCTAGAAACCCTGGAAGGGGGCTTGAAGCGCCTGGACGCCCTCCTTTCCGGCCTCAAGCCCGGGGAGGTGCTTTCCGGGCAGGAGGCCTTCCGCCTTTACGATACCTACGGCTTCCCCCTGGACCTCACGGTGGAGATCGCCGCTGAACGGGGCTATGGCGTGGACACCGAGGGCTTCAAGCGGGCCCTGGAGGCGCAACAGGAGCGCTCCCGGGCGGCCATGGCCTTTGAGCGGGAGATCTTCAAGAAAAGCGCCCAGGTCCTGGAGGAGCTCTACGCCGAGCGGGGGGCCACGGAGTTTTTGGGCTACGGCGCCCTGGAGGCCGAGGCGGAGGTTTTGGCCCTTCTGGCCGGGGACCAAAGCCTTGGGGAGGCGGGGCCGGGCACCGAGGTGCAGGTGGTTCTGGACAAGACCCCCTTCTACGCCGAAGGGGGTGGGCAGATCGGGGACTTCGGCGTCTTGGAGTGGCCCGGGGGCAGGGCCCAAGTGGAAACCACCCTGAAAACGGAGCAAGGCCTTTTCCTCCACAAGGCCAGGGTGGAGGAGGGGGTTTTGCGGGTGGGGCAGAGGGTGCGGGCCCTGGTGGACCCCAAGAGGCGGGACACCGAGCGCCACCACACCGCCACCCACCTCCTCCACGCCGCCCTTAGGGCCGTCCTCGGCCCCCACGTGCGCCAGGCGGGAAGCCTGGTGGCCCCGGACCGGCTCCGCTTCGACTTCACCCACCCCGAGCCCCTGACCCCAGAGGAGCTGGAGCGCATAGAGCTCCTCATCAACCGCTGGATCATGGCGGACTTCCCCGTCACCTGGCGCTACATGCCCCTGGAGGAGGCCCGGAAGGAGGGGGCCATGGCCCTTTTCGGGGAGAAGTACGGGGAGGTGGTCCGGGTGGTGCGGGTGGAGGGAAGCCCCCTGCCGGGCCTAGAGTCCAAGGAGCTCTGCGGGGGCACCCACGTGCGCCGCACCGGGGAGATCGGGGCTTTCCTCATCGCCAAGGAGGAGGCGGTTTCCGCCGGGGTGCGCCGGATCGAGGCGGTGGCGGGGGAGGCGGCCATCCGCTTCGCCCGGGGCGCGCTAAACCGCCTTGGGGCCTTGGCGGAACGGCTTTCCGTGGGGGAAAGCGCCCTGGAGGAGCGGTTGGAAAAGCTTTTCGCCGAGCTTAAGGCCAAGGAAAGGGAGGTGGAAAGCCTCAAGGCGCGGCTGGTGCAGGCGGAGCTCAAGAAGGAGGTGGCCCTCTCGGAAAAGGGCGGTCTCCGCTACGCCGTGGTGGAGATGGCGGGGCTGGACGGGGAGGCCTTGCGCCAGGCGGCGGACGACCTGGTGGAGCGGGGGGCCGACCTCGCCTTGGTCCTCTCGGAGGGCAAGGCGGTCTTGAAGCTCTCCAAGCGGGCCCAGGAGCGGGGCCTCGAGGCGGGAAGCCTCTTCCGCGCCCTCACGGAGAGAGCGGGGGGCCGGGGGGGCGGCAAGGGGGTCTTGGCCCAGGGAGCGGGGCTGGACCCCGAAAGGGCCAAGCAGACCCTCCCCGAGCTTCTCCCGTAG
- the ruvX gene encoding Holliday junction resolvase RuvX: MRVGALDVGEARIGLAVGEEGSPFAFGRGYLVRRSLEADLEAILDFVRREGLGKLLVGLPLRTDLKESAQAKRVLPLVEALRAQGLEVELWDERFTTKLAQRRLAHAPKRLRREKGKLDELAAVVLLEDYLARRL; this comes from the coding sequence ATGCGGGTGGGCGCGCTTGACGTGGGGGAGGCCCGCATCGGCCTGGCGGTGGGGGAGGAGGGTAGCCCCTTCGCCTTCGGCCGGGGATACCTGGTGCGCCGCAGCCTGGAGGCGGACCTCGAGGCCATCTTGGACTTCGTGCGGCGGGAGGGCCTAGGGAAGCTTTTGGTGGGCCTCCCCTTGCGCACCGACCTTAAGGAAAGCGCCCAGGCCAAGCGGGTGCTTCCCCTGGTGGAGGCCCTAAGGGCGCAGGGGCTCGAGGTGGAGCTTTGGGACGAGCGCTTCACCACCAAGCTGGCCCAGCGGCGGCTGGCCCACGCCCCCAAGCGGCTACGGCGGGAGAAGGGGAAGCTGGACGAGCTGGCGGCTGTGGTCTTGCTGGAGGACTACCTTGCCCGAAGGCTCTAG
- the mltG gene encoding endolytic transglycosylase MltG, with protein sequence MPEGSRKWLWRGVLALFLTFALLLAYALWLLGPTGKEAVVRIPRGAKGAEVARILEEAGLLRSGHLFSAYLRFSGRERRLVPGVYRLRGEGAFRLARALTGGERPLTLTLTFPEGQRAKDYALRLSQAGLDGEGFLRLVENPGPLKPSYVEGKTLEGFLFPATYTFDLLATPEEVVRALLRRFEAELTPPVRALLAERDLSVHAWVTLASIVQAEAGSEAEMPYIAGVFLNRLERGMPLQADPTVAYALGKRLPELSRPAGDFAVDSPYNTYRYPGLPPGPIGNPGRAALLAVLNPVRTDGKGRPYLYFFHAQGKLFLNTDFAGHLQDLARHRYSSP encoded by the coding sequence TTGCCCGAAGGCTCTAGGAAGTGGCTCTGGCGTGGGGTTTTAGCCCTTTTCCTCACCTTTGCCCTCCTCTTGGCCTACGCCCTTTGGCTCTTGGGACCCACGGGGAAGGAGGCGGTGGTGCGCATCCCCCGGGGGGCCAAGGGGGCGGAGGTGGCGCGGATTTTGGAGGAGGCGGGGCTCCTGCGCTCGGGCCACCTCTTTTCCGCCTATCTGCGCTTTTCGGGCCGGGAGAGGCGCTTGGTCCCGGGGGTTTACCGCCTAAGGGGGGAAGGGGCCTTCCGCCTGGCCCGCGCCCTCACCGGGGGGGAGAGGCCCTTGACCCTTACCCTCACCTTCCCCGAGGGACAAAGGGCCAAGGACTACGCCCTGAGGCTTTCCCAGGCGGGCTTGGATGGGGAGGGTTTTCTCCGCCTCGTGGAAAACCCGGGGCCCCTGAAGCCCTCCTACGTGGAGGGGAAGACCCTGGAGGGCTTTCTCTTCCCCGCCACCTACACCTTTGACCTCCTCGCCACCCCGGAGGAGGTAGTGCGGGCCCTCCTCCGCCGCTTCGAGGCGGAGCTCACCCCCCCGGTGCGGGCCCTTCTGGCGGAGCGGGACCTTTCCGTCCACGCCTGGGTGACCCTGGCCTCCATCGTGCAGGCGGAGGCGGGAAGCGAGGCGGAGATGCCCTACATCGCCGGGGTCTTCCTCAACCGCCTGGAGCGGGGCATGCCCCTTCAGGCCGACCCCACCGTGGCCTACGCCTTAGGCAAGCGCCTCCCCGAGCTTTCCCGGCCCGCGGGGGATTTCGCCGTGGACTCCCCCTACAACACCTACCGCTACCCGGGCCTTCCCCCAGGCCCCATCGGCAACCCGGGGCGGGCGGCCCTTCTCGCCGTGCTGAACCCGGTGCGCACCGACGGGAAGGGCCGCCCTTACCTCTACTTCTTCCACGCCCAAGGGAAGCTCTTCCTCAACACCGACTTCGCCGGGCACCTCCAGGACCTGGCCCGCCACCGCTACTCCTCCCCGTAG
- a CDS encoding sugar ABC transporter permease, with protein sequence MRRLPLVLFSLPALLTLGVFVLYPFLDVIRFSTWEWSGLSEPKPVGLKNYQDLLKDPAFWGSLWVTLKFMLLALPLFVGLSLGLAVALEGMPYERLAKSLLFLPGLVTLGGATLSWYTLFTPEYGALAQFLPIPPWDREGFWALVMVVLFTLWRHLGYGVLVASARLKAIPKTLLEAAYVDGAGPGEAFRYVVLPLMRPAVAFLVVVGTILSFQAYAAVFLLTRGGPYGATRVLGYYLYEAGFENFRLGYAAAITLVILLLTLLFAYAQLRLLRYGEE encoded by the coding sequence GTGCGCCGCCTGCCCTTAGTCCTCTTCTCCCTCCCCGCCCTCCTCACCCTGGGGGTCTTCGTCCTCTACCCCTTCTTGGACGTGATCCGCTTTTCCACCTGGGAGTGGTCGGGGCTTTCCGAACCCAAGCCCGTGGGGCTCAAGAACTACCAAGACCTCCTCAAGGACCCCGCCTTCTGGGGAAGCCTCTGGGTCACCCTCAAGTTCATGCTCCTCGCCCTGCCCCTCTTCGTGGGGCTTTCCCTGGGCCTGGCGGTGGCCTTGGAAGGAATGCCCTACGAGCGCCTGGCCAAGAGCCTCCTCTTCCTCCCCGGCCTCGTCACCCTGGGCGGGGCCACCCTAAGCTGGTACACCCTCTTCACCCCGGAGTACGGCGCCCTGGCCCAGTTCCTCCCCATCCCCCCCTGGGACCGGGAGGGGTTCTGGGCCCTGGTCATGGTGGTTCTCTTCACCCTCTGGCGGCACCTGGGCTACGGGGTCTTGGTGGCCTCGGCTAGGCTCAAGGCCATCCCCAAGACCCTCCTGGAGGCCGCCTATGTGGACGGGGCGGGTCCTGGGGAGGCCTTCCGCTACGTGGTCCTCCCCCTCATGCGCCCGGCGGTGGCCTTCTTGGTGGTGGTGGGGACCATCCTTTCCTTCCAGGCCTACGCCGCCGTCTTCCTCCTCACCCGGGGCGGGCCCTACGGGGCCACCCGGGTCCTGGGCTACTACCTTTACGAGGCGGGGTTTGAAAACTTCCGCCTGGGCTACGCCGCCGCCATCACCTTGGTAATCCTCCTCCTCACCCTGCTCTTCGCCTACGCCCAGCTAAGGCTCCTCCGCTACGGGGAGGAGTAG
- a CDS encoding bioflim formation protein yields the protein MKRLLASLLLLGLALAQAPAYPETTLGVGYAPDKGAYLQGSLLLPFSPLGIDTGLDAEALLSPNPEVYALLKANLFPGLVLGDFYTSLGLGLDLRYPLGAHVGPVASLELPGGALSGTLGLGYQTGSGLHLAWGLGLRLYLEPIALEAATSDRFPFRLSLLYLF from the coding sequence ATGAAGCGGCTTTTAGCCTCCCTCCTCCTCCTGGGCCTGGCCCTGGCCCAAGCCCCCGCCTACCCGGAAACCACCCTGGGCGTGGGCTACGCCCCGGATAAGGGCGCCTACCTGCAAGGAAGCCTCCTCCTGCCCTTCAGCCCTTTGGGCATCGACACCGGCTTGGACGCCGAGGCCCTCCTTTCCCCCAACCCCGAGGTCTACGCCCTCCTCAAGGCCAACCTCTTCCCCGGGCTCGTGCTTGGGGACTTCTACACCTCCTTGGGCCTCGGGCTGGACCTGCGCTACCCCTTGGGGGCCCACGTGGGCCCGGTGGCGAGCCTGGAGCTTCCGGGCGGGGCCCTTTCCGGCACCTTAGGCCTTGGGTACCAGACGGGAAGCGGGCTGCACCTGGCCTGGGGCCTTGGGCTTAGGCTTTACCTGGAGCCCATCGCCCTCGAGGCCGCCACCTCGGACCGCTTCCCCTTCCGCCTAAGCCTCCTCTACCTCTTCTAG
- a CDS encoding enolase C-terminal domain-like protein yields MPTLKDFRLVPFRIPLKAPLRWGKSSEMAVLEHALLEVELSDGSLGRAEVAIRPTIYGETLGSVQAGLAYLAPRLKGLEADDQEAIRGVLEAFPYNFGLKGALDTAIWEAWARSEGEELHQVLKPAKHRVRVAYILGLGGEEEVLEDARLAYEGGVRVFKVKVGLDLEADTRRLLRLKEAFPEVELYADANEALSPQEAERYLTAWKALGLLYVEEPLPIEEVEARRRLKEKKILPLIADDSAMTPRDLRRELLLDTFDILNLKPARTGITWTLEMLALAREKGKRAMVGSQAQSAFGAYQSALLAFQQGVTEPSELAFHLKAEGGFFSFPAFREGWLYWEDLVEGRLDEAAFARYAL; encoded by the coding sequence ATGCCGACCCTAAAGGACTTCCGCCTCGTTCCCTTCCGCATCCCCTTGAAGGCTCCCTTGCGCTGGGGTAAGTCCTCGGAGATGGCGGTCTTGGAGCATGCCCTTTTGGAGGTGGAGCTCTCCGACGGCTCCCTGGGCCGGGCTGAGGTGGCCATAAGGCCCACCATCTACGGGGAAACCTTAGGCAGCGTGCAGGCGGGGCTCGCCTACCTCGCCCCCAGGCTTAAAGGCCTCGAGGCGGACGACCAGGAGGCCATCCGCGGGGTACTGGAGGCTTTCCCCTACAACTTTGGCCTCAAGGGGGCCCTGGACACCGCCATCTGGGAGGCCTGGGCCCGGAGCGAAGGGGAGGAGCTCCACCAGGTCCTCAAGCCCGCTAAGCACCGGGTGCGGGTGGCCTACATCCTGGGCCTCGGGGGGGAGGAGGAGGTCCTGGAGGACGCCCGGCTGGCCTACGAGGGGGGGGTGAGGGTCTTCAAGGTAAAGGTGGGGCTGGACCTCGAGGCCGACACCCGGCGCCTCCTCCGCCTCAAGGAGGCCTTCCCGGAGGTGGAGCTCTACGCCGACGCCAACGAGGCCCTTTCCCCCCAGGAGGCGGAGCGCTACCTCACCGCCTGGAAGGCCTTGGGCCTCCTCTACGTGGAGGAGCCCTTGCCCATAGAGGAGGTGGAGGCGAGAAGGCGCCTCAAGGAAAAAAAGATCCTCCCCCTCATCGCCGACGATTCCGCCATGACCCCAAGGGACCTCCGGCGGGAACTCCTCTTGGACACCTTTGACATCCTCAACCTCAAGCCCGCCCGCACCGGCATCACCTGGACCCTGGAGATGCTGGCCTTGGCCCGGGAGAAGGGCAAGCGGGCCATGGTGGGCAGCCAAGCCCAAAGCGCTTTTGGCGCCTACCAGTCCGCCCTCCTCGCCTTCCAGCAGGGGGTGACGGAGCCCTCGGAACTCGCCTTCCACCTGAAGGCGGAGGGCGGCTTCTTCTCCTTCCCCGCCTTCCGGGAAGGGTGGCTCTACTGGGAGGACCTGGTGGAAGGCCGCTTGGACGAGGCGGCTTTTGCCCGGTATGCCCTATAG
- a CDS encoding HAD family phosphatase: protein MPKALLFDLDGTLADTDPLHLVAWREVLRPFGLEVDPHFYRERISGRLNPEIVKDLLGLEGEEAQRLIEAKEARFRQLAQNLAPTPGLPALLRKAEAKGLLWGVVSNAPRENARHVLRALGLRPPLLVLAEEVGRGKPDPLPYRVALERLGVAPEEALAFEDSPSGVKSAVGAGIPTYALLTGHEGESLLGAGAKGVLRDFREALDLL from the coding sequence ATGCCTAAGGCCCTCCTTTTTGACCTGGACGGTACCCTGGCGGACACCGACCCCCTTCACCTGGTGGCCTGGCGGGAGGTCTTGAGGCCCTTTGGCCTCGAGGTGGACCCCCACTTTTACCGGGAAAGGATTTCAGGAAGGCTCAACCCGGAGATCGTGAAAGACCTCCTGGGCTTAGAAGGGGAAGAGGCGCAAAGGCTCATAGAGGCCAAGGAGGCCCGCTTCCGCCAGCTCGCCCAAAACCTTGCGCCCACCCCCGGGCTTCCCGCGCTTCTCCGCAAGGCCGAGGCTAAGGGCCTCCTTTGGGGCGTGGTCAGCAACGCCCCCCGGGAAAACGCCCGCCACGTGTTAAGGGCCCTGGGGCTACGCCCGCCCCTCCTCGTCCTCGCCGAGGAGGTGGGCCGGGGCAAGCCCGACCCCCTCCCCTACCGGGTGGCCCTGGAGCGCCTGGGGGTGGCCCCGGAAGAGGCCCTGGCCTTCGAGGACTCCCCTTCCGGGGTGAAGAGCGCTGTGGGGGCCGGCATCCCCACCTACGCCCTCCTCACGGGGCACGAGGGGGAAAGCCTCTTGGGAGCGGGGGCCAAAGGGGTGCTCCGGGACTTCCGGGAGGCGCTAGACCTCCTATAG
- a CDS encoding MFS transporter, whose product MANVRFFWGSFLALFLVGVIVALPGAALPLWRARYGVGEEVSLFFTALLVGLLLGVRLAQGERRHPLFPLALGLVGLALFGVAWAPGFAWVVALAFFLGLGEGTMNVHGNSLVGELFPERRVELLNRVNVAFGLGAVLTPLALTLVPYPLFLALAGLLALFAALLVWKAPTVARTSGEASGGLWPFLLAVALYTGLEGSLATWNRVWLEALGHPTALGGVLLSLYWLFLALGRLALAKRVAQRPLLALKALLLGVMGLLALNLLPPTALLFPLTGFLLGPLFSTLFALVQARFGHKALGGLMYAGAAGSTLIPALFALLPQGGIPLGLLALAAGIFLLLQGLARREVHA is encoded by the coding sequence ATAGCGAACGTGCGCTTTTTCTGGGGCTCCTTCCTCGCCCTTTTCCTGGTGGGGGTCATCGTGGCCCTGCCGGGGGCGGCCTTGCCCCTTTGGCGGGCCCGGTACGGGGTGGGGGAAGAGGTTTCCCTCTTCTTCACCGCCCTCCTTGTGGGCCTCCTCCTGGGGGTGCGCCTGGCGCAAGGGGAAAGGCGCCACCCCCTCTTCCCCTTGGCCCTTGGCCTGGTGGGGCTCGCCCTGTTCGGCGTGGCCTGGGCCCCGGGCTTTGCTTGGGTGGTGGCCCTGGCCTTTTTCCTCGGCCTCGGGGAGGGGACGATGAACGTCCACGGCAACAGCCTGGTGGGGGAGCTCTTCCCCGAAAGGCGGGTGGAACTCCTAAACCGGGTGAACGTGGCCTTCGGCCTGGGGGCGGTCCTCACCCCCTTGGCCCTTACCCTCGTGCCCTACCCCCTCTTCCTGGCCCTGGCGGGACTTCTCGCCCTCTTCGCCGCCCTCCTGGTCTGGAAGGCCCCCACGGTGGCCCGCACCTCCGGGGAGGCCTCGGGAGGGCTTTGGCCCTTTCTCCTGGCCGTGGCCCTGTACACCGGGCTGGAAGGCTCCTTGGCCACCTGGAACCGGGTCTGGCTGGAAGCCCTGGGCCACCCCACCGCCTTGGGGGGCGTCCTCCTTTCCCTTTACTGGCTCTTTTTGGCCCTGGGAAGGCTCGCCTTGGCGAAGCGGGTGGCGCAAAGGCCCCTTTTGGCCCTCAAGGCCCTCCTCCTTGGGGTGATGGGGCTCCTCGCCCTCAACCTCCTCCCCCCCACCGCCCTGCTCTTCCCCCTCACGGGCTTCCTCCTGGGGCCCCTCTTCTCCACCCTCTTCGCCTTGGTGCAGGCCCGCTTCGGGCACAAGGCCCTGGGGGGGCTTATGTATGCGGGGGCTGCGGGGAGCACCCTGATCCCCGCCCTCTTCGCCCTCTTGCCCCAAGGGGGGATTCCCCTGGGGCTTTTGGCCCTGGCGGCGGGGATCTTCCTCCTCCTCCAGGGCCTGGCGCGGAGGGAGGTCCATGCCTAA